A stretch of Phytoactinopolyspora mesophila DNA encodes these proteins:
- a CDS encoding acyl-CoA dehydrogenase, whose product MGHYKSNLRDIEFNLFEVLGREELLEKGRYEDFDLDTVRSILAEVDRMSRAELAESYEDSDRNPPTYDPERRTVTVPESFKKSYQAFVDSEVWRFALPEGLGGTPLPRSVYWAAAEMITGSNAAVWMYASGPAFASVVWENGTEAQKRIAEIMIDRSWGATMVLTEPDAGSDVGSGRARAFQQDDGTWRIEGVKRFITSGEHDMAENIIHLVLARPVGVEGAGGPGTKGLSLFIVPKYRFDLETGELGERNGVYATNVEKKMGLKVSSTCELTFGDGEPAVGYLLGEVHNGIAQMFQVIEYARMMVGTKAIATLSTGYLNALEYAKERVQGPDLIRASDKTAPRVTITHHPDVRRSLMTQKAYAEGMRALVLYTATMQDRVIDAEARGETDETAERVNDLLLPIVKGYGSERSWVLLGSESLQTLGGSGYLQDYPLEQYVRDAKIDTLYEGTTAIQGQDFFFRKIVRDNGQAIGWLSKQIQETLAAEAGGDALKAERELLATGLEDIQGMLGAMIGFLMSADPSADGGDPRNVYKVGQNTTRLLLSAGDVVLAWLLLRQAAVALEKLRGDVKPADKAFYEGKVASAQFFARQILPRLSAERSIVEGTDNTLMELAEEAF is encoded by the coding sequence ATGGGCCATTACAAGTCCAATCTGCGGGACATCGAGTTCAACCTCTTCGAGGTGCTCGGCAGAGAAGAACTGCTGGAAAAGGGGCGATACGAGGACTTCGATCTCGACACCGTTCGAAGCATCCTGGCCGAGGTGGACCGGATGAGCCGTGCGGAACTCGCCGAGTCCTACGAGGACTCCGACCGCAACCCACCGACCTACGACCCCGAACGTCGCACGGTCACGGTGCCCGAGTCGTTCAAGAAGAGCTATCAGGCCTTTGTCGACTCCGAGGTCTGGCGGTTCGCCCTGCCGGAAGGGTTGGGCGGTACGCCCCTGCCGCGTTCGGTGTACTGGGCGGCAGCCGAGATGATCACGGGGTCCAATGCCGCGGTGTGGATGTATGCCTCCGGACCGGCGTTCGCGAGCGTCGTATGGGAGAACGGCACCGAAGCGCAGAAGCGCATCGCCGAGATCATGATCGATCGTTCGTGGGGCGCCACCATGGTTCTGACCGAGCCCGACGCCGGATCTGATGTCGGCTCGGGCCGGGCGCGGGCTTTCCAGCAGGACGACGGCACCTGGCGTATCGAAGGCGTGAAGCGGTTCATCACCTCCGGCGAGCACGATATGGCCGAGAACATCATCCACCTCGTGCTGGCCAGGCCGGTAGGTGTCGAAGGCGCCGGCGGGCCGGGCACCAAAGGGCTGTCGCTCTTCATCGTGCCCAAGTACCGGTTCGATCTGGAGACTGGTGAGCTCGGCGAGCGTAACGGCGTCTACGCCACGAACGTCGAGAAGAAGATGGGGCTGAAGGTCTCCTCCACCTGTGAGCTGACCTTCGGCGATGGTGAGCCGGCCGTGGGCTATCTGCTCGGCGAGGTGCACAACGGCATCGCGCAGATGTTCCAGGTCATCGAATACGCCCGAATGATGGTCGGCACGAAAGCGATCGCCACGCTGTCCACCGGTTACCTCAACGCCTTGGAGTACGCCAAGGAGCGAGTCCAGGGACCGGATCTGATCCGCGCGTCGGACAAGACCGCGCCGCGGGTGACCATCACACATCACCCGGATGTGCGCCGGTCGCTGATGACGCAGAAGGCCTACGCGGAAGGCATGCGGGCTCTGGTTCTTTACACGGCCACCATGCAGGACCGGGTGATAGACGCCGAAGCCCGGGGCGAGACCGACGAGACGGCGGAACGAGTCAACGACCTGCTGCTGCCGATCGTCAAGGGTTACGGTTCGGAGCGTTCCTGGGTGTTGCTGGGTTCGGAGTCGCTGCAGACTCTGGGCGGGTCGGGTTATCTCCAGGACTACCCGCTGGAGCAGTACGTACGGGACGCCAAGATCGACACCCTGTACGAAGGCACTACGGCGATTCAGGGGCAGGACTTCTTCTTCCGCAAAATCGTCCGTGACAACGGCCAAGCCATCGGCTGGCTCTCGAAGCAGATCCAGGAGACCCTCGCGGCCGAAGCGGGCGGCGATGCGCTGAAGGCCGAGCGCGAGCTGCTCGCGACCGGCCTCGAGGACATCCAGGGCATGCTCGGAGCCATGATCGGATTTCTGATGTCGGCAGACCCCTCTGCCGATGGCGGCGATCCGCGCAACGTCTACAAGGTCGGGCAGAACACCACCCGTCTGCTGCTGTCGGCCGGTGACGTCGTGCTGGCCTGGCTGCTCCTCAGGCAGGCCGCCGTGGCCTTGGAGAAGCTCCGTGGAGACGTCAAACCCGCCGACAAGGCCTTCTACGAGGGCAAGGTGGCCTCGGCACAGTTCTTCGCCCGGCAGATCCTGCCCCGGCTTTCCGCCGAACGAAGCATCGTCGAAGGCACTGACAACACCCTCATGGAGCTTGCCGAAGAGGCATTCTGA
- a CDS encoding glyoxalase superfamily protein — translation MNWTLEVVIVPVADVDRAKAFYADQLGFNVDHDTTIDEKNRLVQLTPRGSGCSVVIGHGVVPHMPPGSLKGLQLVVPDIHAAHAELVERGVEVSEVQVLGENPGPVAHPLDNVGFVFFSDPDGNAWAVQQISSRATAS, via the coding sequence ATGAACTGGACACTCGAAGTTGTGATAGTTCCGGTGGCCGACGTCGACCGAGCCAAAGCGTTCTACGCCGACCAACTGGGCTTCAACGTCGATCACGACACCACCATCGATGAGAAGAATCGCCTCGTGCAGCTCACGCCTCGCGGTTCCGGCTGCTCGGTTGTGATCGGCCACGGCGTGGTCCCGCACATGCCACCTGGCTCACTCAAAGGCCTGCAACTCGTGGTTCCCGATATCCACGCTGCCCACGCCGAACTCGTCGAGCGCGGAGTGGAAGTCAGCGAGGTGCAGGTCCTGGGTGAGAACCCCGGCCCCGTCGCGCACCCGCTCGACAACGTCGGATTCGTCTTCTTCAGCGACCCGGACGGCAACGCCTGGGCGGTGCAGCAGATCTCCAGCCGCGCAACGGCATCATGA
- a CDS encoding SRPBCC domain-containing protein, whose amino-acid sequence MSVDTGLTVATPTATEIVLTRKFAAGRELLFETLTRPDLLRRWYGARGWTLVECQIDLREGGTWRFVSRGPDGEEMGQRGEYRQIDPPARLVFTEVFDNQSYPGETLIAHQLSETEEVTTLRTVVRYASQAARDKVLRYPMARGLSEAYTRLDQVLRARTRTS is encoded by the coding sequence ATGAGCGTCGATACCGGACTCACCGTCGCGACCCCCACAGCGACAGAGATCGTTCTGACCCGGAAGTTCGCCGCGGGCCGCGAGCTTCTCTTCGAGACCCTCACCCGCCCTGACCTGCTTCGTCGCTGGTACGGCGCCCGTGGTTGGACGCTCGTCGAGTGCCAGATAGACCTCCGCGAGGGAGGTACCTGGCGCTTCGTCTCACGTGGCCCGGACGGCGAGGAGATGGGCCAGCGTGGCGAGTACCGCCAGATCGACCCGCCCGCACGCCTCGTTTTCACCGAGGTGTTCGACAACCAGTCGTATCCAGGCGAGACACTCATCGCGCACCAACTGTCCGAGACGGAAGAAGTGACCACCCTGAGGACTGTCGTGCGCTATGCGTCACAAGCGGCTCGGGACAAAGTGCTGCGCTACCCCATGGCACGCGGCCTCAGCGAGGCCTATACCCGGCTCGATCAGGTGCTACGTGCGAGAACCCGGACGAGCTGA
- a CDS encoding ArsR/SmtB family transcription factor, whose protein sequence is MSTDVLDATFAALADPTRRAILARLTAGEATVTELADPFDMSQPAVSKHLRVLERAGLITRSRDAQRRPCRLNARPLEEANRWLENYRSYWEESYQRLDALLTELKNDEDAAP, encoded by the coding sequence ATGTCTACTGACGTCCTCGACGCGACCTTCGCCGCACTGGCCGATCCCACCCGTCGCGCCATCCTGGCCCGGCTCACCGCAGGTGAGGCGACGGTCACCGAACTAGCTGATCCGTTCGACATGAGCCAGCCGGCCGTGTCGAAACACCTCAGGGTCCTCGAGCGTGCCGGGCTCATCACCCGCAGCCGCGATGCCCAGCGGCGGCCCTGCCGGCTGAACGCGCGACCGCTGGAAGAAGCGAACCGGTGGCTGGAGAACTACCGCAGCTACTGGGAGGAGAGCTACCAGCGCCTCGACGCCCTGCTGACAGAACTCAAGAACGACGAAGACGCAGCACCATGA
- a CDS encoding glycosyltransferase family 2 protein, protein MSQTSPGVAIIIPAKDEQARIGATVRSAAGLPAADLVIVVDDGSTDRTAAEATAAGATVIAHPRNRGKAAAMETGAAAVTAIESRETARPAPRALLFLDADLEDSAAKAAPLIEPVINGEADMTIAVLPAQSHAGGGRGLVVDLSREGIARATGWAPRQPLSGQRCLTRSAFEAALPLAPGWGVETGLTIDLLRQGYRALEVDVSLHHRVTGTDWKAQVHRGKQYAGVLRALVTRGVRPSPPSRLRRTRA, encoded by the coding sequence ATGAGCCAGACGTCGCCAGGTGTCGCAATCATCATCCCCGCCAAGGACGAACAAGCCCGCATTGGCGCCACCGTTCGCTCAGCGGCCGGCCTGCCCGCGGCCGACCTGGTGATCGTCGTCGACGACGGATCCACCGACCGTACGGCGGCAGAAGCGACGGCGGCAGGGGCCACGGTCATCGCGCATCCCCGCAATCGCGGCAAGGCTGCCGCCATGGAGACCGGCGCCGCCGCGGTCACAGCCATCGAGTCGCGGGAAACTGCGCGGCCGGCACCCCGGGCCCTGCTGTTTCTCGACGCCGACCTCGAAGACAGCGCCGCCAAGGCTGCTCCGCTCATCGAGCCGGTGATCAACGGCGAGGCGGACATGACCATCGCGGTGTTGCCGGCCCAGTCCCACGCGGGGGGTGGCCGTGGGCTCGTAGTGGATCTGTCTCGCGAGGGCATCGCGCGTGCCACCGGATGGGCCCCACGCCAGCCGCTGTCCGGCCAGCGGTGCCTCACTCGCTCGGCGTTCGAGGCCGCGCTGCCGCTAGCTCCCGGCTGGGGCGTGGAGACGGGGCTGACCATCGACCTTCTGCGGCAGGGCTACCGCGCGCTCGAGGTCGACGTCAGCCTGCACCACCGCGTCACCGGAACGGACTGGAAGGCTCAGGTCCATCGGGGCAAGCAGTACGCCGGCGTCCTACGGGCGCTGGTCACCCGCGGTGTCCGCCCGTCGCCGCCGTCAAGGCTTCGTCGCACCCGCGCGTAG
- a CDS encoding arginine deiminase encodes MRPRSNGADSEVGRLRAVLLHRPGPELKRLTPRNNDALLFDGIPWVDRAQEEHDAFAETLRNHDVEVLYLRELLVETLRLEAARQLCIDAVLTDARLGDTLRAALRAHLGGLHPEDLAYVLIAGLAHEEFSAGRGLGYVLMDRYDFVIDPLPNLLFTRDSSVWVGDRVAVSSLAMPARRRETSLTAAIYAHHPRFEGVDAIYTPELETLEGGDVLLMAPGVVAVGTGERTTPAGVERLARNVLGSGLARTVLAVPVAQDRATMHLDTVCTMVDADAVVMYPNVVDELHAFAIRLAEGDLVVSSPAPFVELAAEAMGIDELRIIDTGLDPVTAEREQWDDGNNTLAVAPRLAVAYERNVETNVRLEAAGIEVLRIPGSELGTGRGGPRCMSCPIARDSLDLND; translated from the coding sequence ATGAGACCACGCAGCAACGGCGCCGACTCCGAGGTGGGACGGCTTCGAGCCGTCCTTCTGCACCGGCCCGGTCCGGAACTCAAACGTCTGACGCCGCGTAACAACGATGCCTTGTTGTTCGATGGCATCCCCTGGGTTGATCGCGCTCAGGAAGAACACGATGCCTTCGCCGAGACGCTACGGAATCACGACGTGGAGGTCCTGTATCTCCGTGAGCTGTTGGTCGAGACCTTGCGGCTGGAGGCGGCCCGGCAGTTGTGCATCGACGCGGTGCTGACCGACGCGCGCCTCGGTGACACACTTCGTGCCGCTTTGCGGGCCCATCTTGGCGGCCTGCATCCCGAAGACCTTGCCTACGTTTTGATCGCCGGGCTTGCGCATGAGGAGTTTTCCGCGGGTCGAGGCCTCGGATATGTGTTGATGGATCGTTATGACTTCGTCATCGACCCGTTGCCTAATCTTCTGTTCACTCGTGATTCGAGCGTGTGGGTAGGGGATCGGGTGGCAGTCAGCAGCCTGGCTATGCCGGCGCGGCGGAGAGAAACCAGCCTGACCGCGGCGATCTATGCGCACCATCCCCGATTCGAGGGGGTGGACGCGATCTACACTCCGGAGCTCGAGACGCTCGAAGGTGGTGACGTGCTGCTGATGGCGCCGGGCGTCGTAGCGGTGGGCACCGGAGAGCGCACAACGCCCGCGGGTGTGGAACGCCTCGCACGCAACGTCCTGGGCAGTGGCCTGGCCCGTACGGTTCTCGCCGTTCCGGTGGCCCAAGACCGTGCCACGATGCACCTCGACACGGTGTGCACCATGGTGGATGCCGATGCCGTCGTGATGTATCCGAACGTCGTCGACGAGCTTCACGCTTTCGCTATCCGGCTGGCTGAGGGCGACCTCGTCGTCAGCTCTCCGGCACCGTTCGTAGAACTCGCGGCCGAAGCCATGGGCATCGACGAGTTGCGGATCATCGATACCGGGCTGGACCCGGTGACGGCCGAGCGTGAGCAGTGGGACGACGGCAACAACACGCTGGCCGTCGCTCCGAGACTAGCGGTGGCATACGAGCGAAACGTCGAGACGAACGTCCGGCTTGAGGCCGCGGGTATCGAAGTGCTGCGCATTCCGGGCAGCGAATTGGGGACCGGCAGGGGTGGGCCACGTTGTATGTCGTGCCCGATCGCGCGTGATTCGCTGGATCTGAACGATTAG
- a CDS encoding DUF5926 family protein gives MSNSVEIPVVGPREPCPCGSGKRYKICHGKKARAADRQYVSRPFRGLPGECDWVALREIVSAATATVQLAGEHGGREITVASILPGAAPALVRESGEILLGLQTVAATGDPSADLGHTLQQSLAADPGSPVAPGPRPPQAPRLQDLVSPDSSFEVTVHDGFDFWLDPESEPTAHERSLLENANEAAVPAARLTSVEAAYWCRLGDRDQVRWVLPYEEEPLLDALARLHVRGDDTLGPDTRLLGTFRAHGLLVPVWDLADGTQADQAEEPVAALRKRLEEALGETTALDGEQRRARAGLANRQVTIR, from the coding sequence GTGAGTAACAGCGTCGAGATCCCAGTTGTCGGTCCGCGCGAGCCGTGCCCTTGTGGTTCCGGGAAGCGCTACAAAATCTGCCACGGCAAGAAGGCCAGGGCGGCCGACCGTCAGTATGTCAGTAGACCGTTCCGCGGTTTGCCCGGTGAATGCGATTGGGTCGCTCTCCGGGAGATCGTCTCGGCCGCGACGGCAACGGTCCAGCTGGCCGGTGAACACGGCGGCCGTGAGATCACCGTCGCCAGCATCCTTCCGGGCGCCGCTCCGGCGCTGGTGCGCGAATCCGGCGAGATCCTGCTCGGTCTTCAGACGGTTGCCGCGACCGGCGACCCCAGCGCTGACCTCGGACACACCTTGCAGCAGTCACTCGCCGCCGATCCAGGCTCGCCGGTCGCGCCCGGGCCCCGGCCGCCACAAGCGCCCCGCCTCCAGGACCTCGTGTCACCCGACTCGAGTTTTGAGGTCACCGTCCACGACGGCTTTGACTTCTGGCTCGATCCGGAGTCCGAGCCCACTGCCCATGAACGGTCGTTGCTCGAGAACGCCAACGAAGCAGCCGTACCGGCTGCCCGGCTCACCTCGGTCGAGGCCGCGTATTGGTGCCGACTCGGCGACCGTGACCAAGTTCGCTGGGTACTTCCCTACGAGGAAGAGCCACTGCTCGACGCCCTAGCCCGGCTCCACGTCCGAGGAGACGACACCTTGGGGCCCGACACCCGGCTGCTCGGCACCTTCCGCGCCCACGGTCTCCTGGTGCCGGTATGGGACCTCGCCGACGGCACCCAGGCGGACCAAGCAGAAGAGCCGGTGGCGGCGCTGCGGAAGCGTCTGGAGGAGGCCCTGGGGGAAACCACGGCCCTCGACGGTGAACAGCGCCGTGCACGGGCCGGTCTGGCCAACCGGCAGGTAACGATCCGCTGA
- a CDS encoding ATP-binding protein codes for MARTAAVRQPVTAEDARALEVANAISSVPAARHAVADDLRVAGIPQTVLDSVLVVVTELVSNALRHATPIKFSDSREGVLLRWNVTNRHVLIDVTDGGGDERPELKHAPPVELEGRGLAMVNALARDWSVRSENGRVTVQAVVGPWERGIDK; via the coding sequence ATGGCTCGGACCGCAGCCGTCCGGCAGCCCGTGACGGCTGAGGACGCTCGGGCACTCGAAGTCGCCAATGCCATCAGCAGTGTGCCTGCCGCTCGCCATGCCGTCGCTGATGATCTTCGCGTCGCCGGCATTCCGCAGACTGTCCTGGACAGCGTCTTGGTAGTTGTCACCGAACTCGTCTCCAATGCGCTTCGCCACGCCACACCCATCAAGTTCTCTGATTCTCGCGAAGGCGTCCTCCTCAGGTGGAACGTGACGAATCGGCACGTTCTCATCGACGTGACCGACGGTGGTGGCGACGAGCGCCCCGAACTCAAACATGCGCCGCCCGTCGAGCTGGAGGGCCGGGGACTGGCCATGGTGAACGCACTCGCTCGCGACTGGTCGGTACGCTCGGAGAACGGCCGGGTGACCGTCCAGGCCGTCGTCGGGCCCTGGGAGCGAGGCATCGACAAATAA
- a CDS encoding globin domain-containing protein, translating to MTVSDLQDSDASSDDGDETPEPESGWHEHADTQQQTVPAPAAAVREPVRTGAFGFDTYALRATITLAEDKLEALARRFYANLFASRPELRELFPAGMEVQRSRLVSALIRIVGSAENREELVSYLEGLGRDHRKFGVITEHYGPLGSALVMAFRQELGEQWTERHEKAWVHAYDTIAMIMAESAERDAVMWPAWWDAEVVFHRRLLDDLAIIQARPHTDYPYRPGQYCYVQSSRRPKMWRALSMASAPRDDGLVEFHVRAVGAGWVSSALVWRTEAGDVLRLGAPQGYDLANPRSERDLLCIAGGVGIAPILAGLQELEQRLDGRRVHVFYAGRDRDSLYALPHLESIGVRYRRLTVVPVVSPEGPEDRSPDLMGNIVSAYGDWRQHDVYLAGPTTMVQAALSRLREQQIPEEQIVCDDYGTW from the coding sequence ATGACCGTCTCAGATCTTCAGGATTCCGACGCATCGTCGGACGACGGCGACGAGACGCCCGAGCCCGAATCAGGATGGCACGAGCACGCCGACACTCAGCAGCAGACCGTTCCGGCACCAGCCGCTGCCGTCCGCGAACCGGTCCGGACCGGCGCATTCGGATTCGATACTTATGCGCTGCGCGCCACCATCACTCTCGCCGAAGACAAACTCGAGGCGTTGGCGAGGCGGTTCTATGCGAACCTCTTTGCCAGTCGGCCGGAGTTGCGCGAACTGTTTCCGGCCGGAATGGAAGTTCAGCGATCCCGTTTGGTCTCCGCGCTGATCCGGATCGTCGGCAGCGCTGAGAACCGTGAAGAGCTCGTGTCTTACCTGGAAGGGCTCGGCCGCGACCACCGCAAGTTCGGCGTCATCACTGAGCACTACGGTCCGCTGGGATCGGCTCTGGTCATGGCGTTCCGGCAGGAACTCGGCGAGCAATGGACCGAAAGGCATGAGAAGGCCTGGGTCCATGCTTACGACACCATCGCCATGATCATGGCCGAGAGCGCCGAGCGCGACGCGGTCATGTGGCCCGCGTGGTGGGACGCCGAGGTCGTCTTCCATCGGCGGCTCCTCGACGACCTCGCGATCATTCAAGCTCGTCCGCACACCGACTACCCGTATCGCCCGGGGCAATACTGCTATGTCCAGTCGTCTCGCCGTCCCAAGATGTGGCGTGCGCTGTCCATGGCGTCGGCGCCCCGCGACGATGGCCTCGTCGAGTTCCATGTCCGAGCGGTCGGAGCCGGATGGGTCAGCAGCGCGCTGGTATGGCGTACGGAGGCCGGGGACGTGCTTCGGCTAGGTGCGCCACAAGGTTACGACCTCGCCAACCCCCGGTCGGAGCGAGACCTGCTGTGCATCGCCGGTGGTGTCGGTATCGCGCCGATCCTGGCGGGCCTGCAGGAGCTGGAGCAGCGACTCGACGGCCGGCGCGTGCACGTCTTCTATGCCGGTCGCGACCGGGACAGTCTCTACGCGTTGCCGCATCTCGAGTCGATCGGCGTGCGCTATCGCCGGCTGACCGTCGTTCCGGTCGTGTCGCCGGAAGGCCCCGAGGACCGCAGTCCCGATCTGATGGGCAATATCGTCTCGGCCTACGGAGACTGGCGTCAGCACGATGTCTACCTGGCCGGCCCCACCACGATGGTGCAGGCCGCGCTGAGCCGGCTTCGAGAGCAGCAGATTCCCGAGGAGCAGATCGTCTGCGACGACTACGGCACGTGGTAG
- a CDS encoding ATP-binding protein encodes MDPVRNPYAPGAGQRPPELAGRDRELEQFDVVLERIARGRPERSLVLTGLRGVGKTVLLNALRSQAIRKLWGTGKIEARPDQSIRRPLASALHMAVRELTPRHRDPDHVDRFLSVLKAFALRSGGENAKLRDRWHPGIDLPAASGRADTGDIEVDLVELLVDAAAVARDVGVGIAVFIDEMQDIPAPDVSALCAACHELSQQALPLVVVGAGLPHLPAVLSASKSYSERLFRYIRIDRLDREAADFALAAPAAEEDVTYEQAALDALYATTEGYPYFVQAYGKVTWDHAPAVPITADDVKVAAPHAETELAVGFFGSRYERATPAEREYLLAIAALSEFTDGTVTTSDVAVHLGRKPSSLSPARDALIKKGLLYSAERGTIAFTVPHFGLYLRKYAT; translated from the coding sequence ATGGATCCGGTACGCAATCCCTATGCCCCCGGCGCAGGCCAGCGACCACCGGAGCTGGCCGGACGTGATCGCGAACTGGAACAGTTCGATGTAGTTCTGGAGCGCATTGCCCGCGGCCGCCCAGAGCGGTCGCTGGTACTGACTGGCCTGCGCGGGGTGGGGAAGACGGTTCTGCTCAACGCCTTGCGGTCGCAGGCTATCCGCAAGCTCTGGGGAACCGGCAAGATCGAGGCTCGGCCGGATCAATCCATCCGGCGACCGTTGGCCAGTGCCCTGCACATGGCTGTGCGCGAACTCACCCCTCGACACCGGGACCCCGATCACGTCGACCGGTTTCTGTCCGTGCTCAAAGCCTTCGCACTAAGATCAGGCGGCGAGAACGCCAAGCTCCGCGACCGCTGGCATCCTGGGATCGACCTTCCGGCGGCCTCCGGCCGGGCTGATACCGGCGACATCGAGGTCGATCTCGTCGAGCTTCTGGTCGACGCGGCCGCGGTGGCCCGGGATGTCGGCGTCGGCATCGCCGTCTTCATCGACGAGATGCAGGACATTCCCGCGCCCGACGTCTCAGCTCTCTGCGCAGCCTGCCACGAGCTGTCGCAGCAGGCGCTACCGCTGGTCGTGGTCGGTGCGGGACTTCCACACCTGCCCGCCGTCCTGTCCGCCTCGAAGTCCTACTCTGAGCGACTCTTCCGCTACATCCGGATCGATCGCCTCGACCGGGAGGCAGCTGATTTCGCACTCGCGGCTCCCGCGGCCGAAGAAGATGTCACCTACGAACAAGCCGCACTCGACGCCTTGTACGCGACCACAGAGGGCTATCCGTACTTCGTACAGGCCTACGGCAAAGTCACCTGGGATCACGCACCGGCCGTACCGATCACCGCCGACGACGTCAAGGTTGCCGCACCCCATGCCGAAACCGAGCTGGCCGTCGGATTCTTCGGCTCACGCTACGAGCGCGCGACTCCGGCAGAGAGGGAGTATCTCCTCGCGATCGCCGCGTTGTCGGAGTTCACCGATGGCACGGTCACGACATCGGATGTCGCCGTTCACCTGGGCCGCAAGCCGTCATCCCTGTCGCCGGCCAGGGACGCACTGATCAAGAAGGGCCTGCTCTACTCCGCCGAACGCGGCACCATCGCCTTCACGGTGCCGCATTTCGGTCTCTACCTCCGCAAGTACGCCACCTGA
- a CDS encoding ABC transporter permease yields the protein MTTATQHPDTRRHTPGSRTGRAVIDGITMTRRGLAHWGRNPGQLVVGLLFPVMMLVMFAYFLGGGMEVAGGGDYKEFLVPGMFALSMAFGLEGTMVALTQDINKGVLDRFRSMPIAPSAILVGRSTVDMLNSIVGLLIMVGAGLAIGWRWHGTLAAAFGAVGLLLLLRFAMLWVGLYLALVAGKPEMVQAVQILVWPVAFMSSVFVSPDTMPTWLGAIAEWNPMSATAGGVRELFENPSWGGDSWVVDNAVLMAVAWPLLLLLIFAPLAVRRFKALSK from the coding sequence ATGACGACGGCCACACAGCACCCGGACACGCGCCGGCACACACCGGGCTCCCGGACCGGGCGAGCCGTCATCGACGGCATCACGATGACTCGCCGAGGACTGGCGCATTGGGGACGCAACCCGGGGCAGCTGGTCGTCGGGCTGCTGTTTCCCGTCATGATGCTGGTGATGTTCGCCTACTTCCTGGGCGGCGGCATGGAGGTCGCCGGCGGCGGCGACTACAAGGAGTTTCTCGTCCCAGGCATGTTTGCCTTGAGCATGGCCTTTGGCCTCGAAGGCACCATGGTCGCGCTCACTCAGGACATCAACAAAGGTGTACTCGACCGTTTCCGCTCCATGCCGATCGCCCCTTCCGCGATCCTGGTCGGGCGTAGCACCGTCGACATGCTGAACTCGATCGTCGGCCTGCTCATCATGGTCGGTGCGGGGCTGGCGATCGGCTGGCGCTGGCACGGCACGCTGGCCGCCGCGTTCGGAGCCGTCGGCTTGCTGCTCTTGCTGCGCTTCGCCATGTTGTGGGTCGGACTGTACCTGGCGCTTGTCGCCGGCAAGCCGGAGATGGTGCAAGCGGTGCAGATTCTCGTATGGCCGGTGGCATTCATGTCCAGCGTGTTCGTGTCGCCCGACACGATGCCGACCTGGCTGGGCGCCATCGCCGAGTGGAACCCGATGTCGGCAACGGCGGGCGGCGTCCGGGAACTCTTCGAGAACCCCAGCTGGGGCGGAGATTCATGGGTGGTCGACAACGCAGTGCTGATGGCGGTGGCCTGGCCGCTATTGCTGCTGCTGATCTTCGCGCCACTCGCGGTCCGGCGTTTCAAGGCGCTCAGCAAGTAA